The DNA window GTCTGCCTCTAACAAAGTATCGATATTTTTCTCAAGTGTTAACAAATAATCGTCGATACTCCACGCTAGCTTTTGACCACTGGCAATCAGTTCAATCCCACAGATTAAGTCCTGTTTAGTTTCGAACTGCAGATCCATGTCAGCATGAAACATTGTCTTAATTGCTTCTTGGATTTTTATTCGCAGCTTCTGCGGCACATCAAATGCGCTTCGAACAAGCGCAGGCTCAGTTCCTGATGTTGCTTTTAATGCCTGTGTTATGCCAGCTTTCACTGGTGCTGTTAATTCATTCAGCGTTTTTATAAAAACTGCGACCACTTGCTCTTCTAAATTTGCGCTGGCTAAGTCCTTCAATGTTTTTCGAGTGATAGCCAAAACTTCTTGTGCGGCTTTTGAACTCAGTGTGTGTTTCAGCTTGTGTGCATCTAACGCTAAGTTCTGCTCATATTTAAGTCGCTCAGCTTGCGCATCTTGTCTCGCTTTTTCAACTAAACGCTGATGCTCGTTATCAGCCTCAGCTATCGCTTTGTGCATCAGTTTGGCGCGCTCTTGTTCAAATTTTTCATTTTTACTGTGAAATTTTTCACGCTCGCTTTCTGCCTTTTCTTGTTGCGCGGCGCCATCAGCAAGCTGCGCCTTAATGCGTTGCTCACGAGCATCAATAGCATGTAATATGGGTTTATATAAATATCGCTTTAGCAGCCATACCAATAAGAAAAAATTAATTGCTTGAGCTGCAACCGTAAACCAATCAATTAACATTTGTTAGTTTCCTGCGCTTTGCGCAATCGCATGATTCCAGAAAGGATTCGCAAAAATCAGGATCATCGACACTACGAAACAGTAAATGGCCGTAGATTCAATCATCGCTAAACCCACGAACAATGTTCGTGTAATGGTAGCCGATGCATCAGGCTGCTGTGCTAACGCGCTCAATGCGGTTGCTACCGCGCGTCCCTCACCCAATGCCGGACCAAGGGAACCAAAACAAATAGTAATGCCTGATATAACGATTGAAGCCACCGCTATCATTGTCATGCTGTCCATATTGTTTCCTCAATTAAACGTTAAATATTTTTTCTTTTGTGTCGAAACCCGACTTAATTAATAGTGCTACTTGCTTAAACCTTCTATGTCTTTAGCTCCTCGGCTAAGCGCGAACGAGTGGCAGCTGCAATATAGACCGCAGCCAAAATACTAAAGATATATGCTTGTACCATACCGGTCAGCAGCCCGAGTGCCGTCATGACTATTGGGAAAATAAATGGTGTGATGGTTAACAAAATACCGATAATCATTGCGCCACTCATCATATTGCCAAATAAACGCACAGCCAGAGCTAAGGTGCGCGACAGTTCACTAATAACGTTAAAGGGCAGCATCAGCACCGTGGGTTGCATATAGGAATTAAGGTATTTGCCGAGTCCGCGCTCAGCGATACCAAAAATCGGTACCGCAATAAACACGGTTAAGGCTAGGGCCATTGTTGTCGACAAGGACGCTGTAGGGGGCTCATAGCCAGGAATAATAGTACAAACGCTGGCTGCCACTAGAAACAAAAATAAAGTCCCTAAAAAACCTAAATATTTATTAGCCTCATGCAAACCAACATCTTTTATTTGTTGTTCGATACCCGTGACAATAATTTCTAGAAAATTCTGCCAACGTGAACGCGCTAATTCCTTGGAAAGTTTCCGGGTGATGAGCAGGGAGCTAATCGTCAATAGAAGCATTAAGCCCCAAGTGAAAACAATTGTGGCGTTCAATTTGAGAAATCCGAACTGCCAATAAACGATCATGTCAGGACTAAGATCCATCTTGGACCCCCTTACTTGAGACCGACGATTTTGCTTCAATCGAACGAGTACCCTGAGTAATCAACAAGCGTGCAGTCAGAAAACCAAGCAAACACAAGAGTAAACGCTGCCATGCTGCGCCAACTAAGTCACTTGAAAGGACCAAGTAAAAGCCGCCTACGGTTAGTCCCATGCGCAGTAGCAAACTGCTTAACATCCATAATGCAGGGTGAGCAGAAAATAAGCCTTTGCGAACCGTCCACCATAAGCCACCAAAGAAAAAAACACCTAATCCAACACCAATACACCATATGACCAACAAAGCTGTTATTGTTTGATACAGTTCGCTCATGCTTTTTTCCTCTACTTTTTCGTTGTTTTCTTCTCTTGACTGGCTTCTTTATTCACTGAGTCCTGCTCATGTTCTTCAGCGCTGGTTTGCTCTGTAGTGCTTTTATCAGAACTGGTCGCATTGCTATTGCTAACTTCATTTTCAGGAGCATGGATCGCCCTCTCTTCTTTTGAGACCCAATGCCATGCATTGAAGCAACCCATTGCCAGTCCAGCGACCAAAAGGGCCAAAGTCCACGATCTTTCACTCGGATGGTATGTATCAATGTAGATGCCTAAACCAGCGCCCAATAGTGTCGGTACGGCAACCGACCAGCCAATTAAACCCATCATCCCTAAACCGAGCCAAACCTTTTGCTCTGGTTGGCGCCGTGCATGCAGCTTTCGCGCTGCTTTTACACCCACTTCTGTAGTCATCGTCCGTGGCGTATTCTTCGGTTCTTGTTGTTTTTCTTCCGTCATGTTTTTCTTATGTCATGTTTTTCTTGTGTCATGTTTTTCTTGTGTCATAGTTTTGGCCTCACTAATATTGGCTAAGAATGCTAACAGTGGGCAATGGCTATCAATCTTTACTAGTTTGTTACCCCTATTTTTGCTTACTTTAGTTAGATTAAGGCTTGTTTATCTTGGCGAATCGATGCAAAAAGCTGCTTTCCAATTTCGCCATGACTCTGCGCACTTGCAGCGCTTGCTCATCCATTGCCAAAAATTCTTTTTCTACCACGTCGCGCAGTTTTTCTAGATCAGCATCCATCATGGCATTACGCACCGACACCAGCACATCGGCACCTGTTTTAACTAACACGCCCTCATCTAGTGCTACAAATACTTCATCTTTTTTTTCTGTTGTAAAAGCCAAAATACCAGGTGGCAAGGGTGCCACGCAGTCAAGTCTATGTGGTAAAAAGCCATACGCTCCTTCATATGTTTCGACCTCGATGTGAGTAACATCTTGTCTGTCTAGCAAGATATGATGAGGCAAAAGCAGCTTAAGGTGCATGTACACTTCAGGCATCAGCTGACGCTTTGTTTGATGATGCTTCGACCTTTTTTTTGGCTTCAGCAATGGTGCCTATCATATAAAGAGAGCTCTCTGAATAATCTTTAAACTCATCGTTTAGTATCCGCTCACAACCGTCGAGTGCATCAGCGAGGCTAACTAATTTCCCTTCTTTACCGGTAAATCGCTCGGTCGTATAAAAAGGTTGTGTAAAAAATCGCTCCAAACGGCGCGCTCGACCCACCACTGCGCGGTCCTCAACGGAGAGTTGCTCAAGCCCCAGCATAGCAATAATGTCTTTAAGTTCAGCGTATTGCGCTAGCGTTTTACGGACTTTCTGAGCTAATTCATAGTGACGTTCGCCAACAACACTGGGCGTCGCCATTTTTGAGTTCGACTGCAAAGGATCGATGGCCGGAAAGAGCCCCTCACTAGCTCGTTTACGCGACAGTACAATTGACGCGGAAAGGTGCGAAAAGGTATGTACCGCGGCTGGATCAGTAAAATCATCTGCGGGCACATACACGGCTTGAATTGAGGTAATAGCCGCTTTGTCAGTGTTAGCAATCCTTTCTTCTAGCCCCGCTAACTCAGTGCCCATGGTAGGTTGATAGCCAAGTCGAGACGGCATTTGTCCCATCAATCCAGAAACTTCCGAACCTGCTTGAATAAAACGAAAAATATTGTCAATGAGCAGCAGTACATCACGCTGTTCATCATCTCGAAAATATTCTGCCATGGTCAGCGCTACCTGCCCAATTCGAAAACGACTGCCTGGGGGTTCGTTCATTTGGCCAAATAGCATCACCATATTGGGCAGAACATCAGCTTCTTTCATTTCCCTATAAAGCTCTTCTCCTTCACGACAACGCTCACCGATACCGCAAAAAATACTCACGCCTTTGTGCTTACCAATCATGTTGTGGATCATTTCCGTTAACAGCACAGTTTTCCCCACCCCGGCTCCACCGAACAACCCGGCTTTTCCGCCGCGTTCAAGCGGTACCAGCACATCAATAATTTTAATGCCGGTTTCAAATATTTCTGAGTTTGTTGAGCGTTGGGCCAATGTCGGTGGCAGACCATAAACTGAACGCCATTTTACGTTAGTTAACTCACCCTCGCGGTCAATAGTGTTACCAAACACATCAAACATACGTGACAGGATACCTCTGCCAACAGGGGCCAGTAGTGGTTGGCAACTAAATTGCACGGTTGTTCCGCGTGACAGCCCTTGAGTTGATGTAAGTGCTATACCACGCACATGCTTTGAATCTCGTTGCTCTAATACTTCAATAACGATCTTCTGACCGTTACCCATAGTGAGCATAGAGTGAATAGTCGGCAGTTGAGTTTCAAACCTGACATCAACGACGCTGCCGCGTATTGCCACGACCACACCATTATTGAGTTGGCTATCACTCGCCTTTACCGTCGTTAAAGTCATATTTTGAGAGCTCATTTTGGTGCTTAAAAGCTCGTATTAAATATTGTCATGCATGCGCACTGCTAGCACGTCCTGCTTAACCCCATGTAAAACTGCATTTGCGGTTGAACCAAGCAGGAGTTTGATACCGCTGCGTCCATGCGTACCAATAACAATTAAATCAGCGTGTTCTTCATTTGCAAACTTCTTAATTTGCTCTGCAATATCACCCAATTTAACGTGGACATTTTGCGCAGGAATACCAAATTTTTTGGCAATCTGCTGAAGCCGCTTCATCGCTTTTTTCATATTGTCTGCATCACTCAGTTCTTTCGTACTCATGCCATATAAGTAAGGCTGAACATAAACAGATGGAAGCGTAACAAAAAGCAAATTCAAATCGTCCTTCGATTCCGCTATTTTTAATGCGCGGTGGATCACGTTTTCATATTCTGTATGGAAATCGATAGCGATTAGTATTTTTCTATAGTTACTCATGGCCTTATCCTCTAAGCAAAAAGACTGATTAAAAAGTATTCGTTACTATCAGCAGATCATAATGCATTCAAGATGACCGTTCTGTGCGGTAGCGCGCAAAGTCAAGCCCAGCCTACAAAAGTAACCTTGCTATCTAATGTGCGCATTCGCACAGACAATTGGCAAGCTTCCAAGCAAACTAACAGATACGCTCAGAAGAATCGGCACAAAAACGCTAGGCAAAGCGCTCTAATAGCGACCTACGTGTATTTAGCCATTAAACATAAGCAAATCATATGAATGTAAAAACTTCTCTCAATAAAATATTTCGTCGTTTCACGCAATTGCGATGGAAGCCAAAATCACCTCTGCCAGTTCAGCAGACGCCAATGAGAGCAGAGTTACTCAATACAGAGCAAATGAAAAAGCATGCAATAGCTTTGGCGAAAAGGCATGAAATTGACCGCTTTAATACTCGTGATCAGCTTTTGAGCCGTCTAGATTCAAATGAACAAGTTCTCATCGACACCAATCATTTATTGGCGAATGCCATAAAGTCTAAGCAAACTATCGCTCCCTCTGGCGAATGGTTATTAGATAATTTTTATCTCATTGAGGAGCAAATCCGCACTGCTCGCTTGCATCTGCCCAAAGGCTATAGCAAAGAACTTCCACGATTGGCAAAAGGAAATTCATCCGGCCTACCTCGTGTCTACGATATTGCGCTTAATGTTATTTCCCATGGTGATGGACGTGTAGATGCAGAAATTTTTGCTCATTTTGTTGAAGCTTACCAAACAGTTACACCGCTGAAGTTAGGTGAGTTATGGGCAATTCCGATCATGTTAAGGTTGGCATTAATTGAGAATTTGCGGCGCGCGAGTGTTCGAATTACAACGTCTCGTCAGTATGTGAATTTGGCTCAGCAATGGGCTCATAAAATGCTTGAAATGGCAGAAAACGACCCTCAAAACTTGATTTTAGTGATTGCCGATATGGCTCGTTCTAAGCCCCTATTAAGCAGCGCTTTCGTGGCTGAGTTAACGCGAAAACTGCAGGGACACGGCTCGGCTCTTGCACTACCTCTAACGTGGATTGAGCAAAAACTGGCAGAATCAAGTTTAACCATCGAACAAATGATTCAAATAGAAACCCAACAGCAGGCAGCAGACCAAGTATCAGTTAGCAACACAATTGGTAGTCTGCGGTGGCTAACTGCGATGGATTGGCGAGACTTTGTTGAAGCCAATAGTAGAGTTGAACAAATTTTACGACAAGACCAATCTGGGCATTATAGTGCAATGGACTTTGCTACACGTGACAGCTACCGTCAAGTAGTCGATAGATTAGCCAAGCGATGTTCATATTCTGAAATTGAAATAGCCAAAAAAGCATTAGCATTAACACAGGAAGATACGAGTGAAGTCAAAGGTGCCAAAGAGCCAACTGGGCATGTGGGTTATTACTTGGTTGACCGCGGCATTACTCAGTTAGAAAGTGAAATTAAAGTAAAGAAAAGTATAAGGACTCGCATACGCTTCTTTGTTCGCGGTATGCCACTCATTCTTTATCTCGGTTCTATTGCAGGTTTAACTGGGTTATCGAGCATTGCTTTGTTTGCTCTTGCTGGCCAAATAGATATTACCGATTGGCGGTTTCTGTTATTGGGATTCGTTTCATTATTGTCCGCTAGTCAACTAGCATCAGCACTCGTTAATTGGCTTGCTACAATCTTGGTAGAGCCCAAGCGGATGCCGCGCATGGACTACTCCAAAGGCTTACCACCAGCAATGCAAACATTGGTCGTTATTCCAAGTATGCTGAGCAGCGCCCAAGGCATTGAATCATTGTTAGAAATACTGGAAGTCAGGTTTTTAGGAAATCGCGACCAACATTTACATTTTGCTCTGCTAACCGACTTCCATGATGCACCTGAAAAAACTCAAGCGTCAGACCAAGCATTGCTGCAACAAGCGCGGGCGGGCATAGAGCAACTGAACGCAAAATATCCGGTGTCGACACCGTCATTGCCTGATCAAGCCGAGCGCTTCTTTCTTTTGCATCGTCCACGCACTTGGAATAAGCAAGAAAAGTCGTGGATGGGCTGCGAACGTAAACGAGGTAAATTAGGGGACTTAAACGCGTTGCTGCGCGGAAAACACAGGGAACGATTCAGTTTAATTGTTGGTAATATTAGCGCACTTACGCAAGTCAAATATGTCATCACGCTGGATACCGACACACTACTTCCAAGAGACTGCGCCCATCAGTTAGTAGGAGCAATGGCGCACCCGCTCAATCAACCTCGTTTTGATAGTCAAAAACAGTGTGTCATTGGTGGCTATGGTATTTTACAACCGCGCATGGCGGCCAGTATTTCTGGAAAAAACCCATCGCGCTATTCGCAACTATGCGGTGAAGAGCCCGGGATTGATCCCTACACCCGTTCAATATCTGACGTTTATCAGGATCTATTCGGGGAGGGGTCTTATATTGGCAAGGGTATCTATGATCTAGATGCATTTGAAAGCTCGCTCAACAATCGTTTACCAGAAAATCAAATACTCAGTCATGACTTACTAGAAGGTTGCTATACCCGTTCAGGCTTGCTGAGCGACGTACATATGTATGAAGAATATCCCAGTCGCTATGACGTTGACATGTGCCGAAGAGAGCGCTGGATAAGAGGTGACTGGCAGATAGCACATTGGTTATTACCTTGGGTGCCTGACGCCACTGGAAATAGCATTCATAATCCCTTGTCACCGTTATCTCGCTGGAAGATATTCGACAATTTGCGTCGCAGTATCGAGCCATTGGCTATCATGCTGACCTTGTTAATGGGCTGGTGGCTAGTGCCGAACGCCACAACTTGGACATTTGCCGTTCTTGCCATTTTTTTCTTGCCACCTGTTTTTACTGCCTTAATCGCTGCTTATAGAAAGCCGAATGAAATGCGAATTAGTCACCATTTACATTCCGTTTTGCGTGATTTTGTGCATCAACTTGCGCAAGCTGGATTTAGAATAGCTTGCCTCCCCCACGAAGCCGTTTTTAATGTCTCCGCGATTTTGCGCAGTATTTGGCGGATGCTGTTTACTCGTCGTCGTTTACTAGAATGGCAACTAAGTGAAGAACAGCCCAAGCAAGGAAGCAATGAGCTTTTGAGGAGCTTCCGCACAATGTGGGCAGCGCCAACTATTGCGATTTTCAGTGCCTTCATTATCATTAGTGTATACACGCAAAAAACCGACAGCGGCTTTGTTTGGTCCACTGATAGTATAAGCAACCTAGTCGCACTTTTTCCTATATTACTACTGTGGTTTTTTTCTCCAGCTGTAGCTTGGTGGCTTAGCCTTCCTCAGTTTCGCCTTGAAACCACGCTCGAACCGGAACAAACTGCTTTTTTGCATAATATCGCGCGCAAAACATGGGCTTTTTTTGACCACTTCAGTTCAATTGACGACAATTGGTTAATCCCTGATAATTTTCAAGAACAACCCGGTCCAGTAACAGCACATCGTACTTCACCTACTAATATTGGATTATCATTGTTGGCAAGCGTAAGTGCCTATGATTTTGGTTTTATTCCTGCAGGAGTCTTGCTACAACGATGCACTGACTGTTTTACCACCTTAGATAAATTAGATCGCCACAAAGGACATTTCTATAATTGGTACGATACACAGTCATTGGAGGTGCTGCCGCCAAGATATATTTCATCGGTAGACAGTGGGAACCTAGCCGGACATTTATTAACCTTACGCTTGGCACTGCTAGAACTCCCCGACCAAAGCATATTTCATCCACGGGTTTATTCGGGTATCAGTACAACTCTCGATATTGTGGAAAACTCATATTCTGATGAACAGCAGCATTTCAAGTCTGCGTCAAATTCGAATGAAGACTTCAATTTCCCGTCAGATGCAATACTGGCGATGCGCAAATTACTAAACTCCATTAGACCGCAAAAAGCATTTAGCATTCAGCAAGTTGTTTTACACCTAATAACCCTCTCTGATGCTGCAGAAACAATCAAAACTAGTCTGCAAAGCGGATTGCATAATGTAACGCTTTCACAAAGTAAGCGTTGGGCGGAAGATCTTCATCAACAGTGTCTCTCAGCACTACAAGAATTGCGTTTACTTACTCCTTGGCTCAGCCTACAACATGCTCCTCGTAACTTAGCATCCTTTGCCAAACCATTTATGCAAGAGAGTAAAATATGTACTATGCGCCAGCTTAGTGAAGCTTGCAGTAAGTACATACTCACTATCGATTTACAGCTTGCATTAGAGATAACTGAACAAGATCGTCAATGGCTGAAGGCCCTTCGGGAACACGTCACGGTCGGTTTAGAAGTTGCTAAACAACGTATTACAACAAGCGAACAGCTAGCAGAGAGAGCAAGCAAATTTGCTGATATGGAATTTGCATTTTTATACGACGATACAAGAAATCTTCTGGCTATCGGCTACAACGTTGACGACCAAAGACGCGATACGAGTTATTATGATTTACTAGCGTCAGAAGTACGATTAGGCAGTTTTGTTGCCATTGCACAAGGTCAGCTGCCTCAAGAAAGCTGGTTTGCTTTGAGCCGGTTGCAAACCAGCGCGGGCGGCGAGCCTGTATTGGTTTCATGGAGCGGTTCCATGTTTGAGTATCTTATGCCTATGCTGGTTATGCCGACATACCCTGGCACCTTACTTGAGCAAACATGTCGTGCTGCCGTTGCCCGCCAAATTGCCTACGGAAAAATGCGAGCAGTGCCGTGGGGTGTTTCCGAATCAGGTTACAATACCGTCGACGCCAGTTTAAA is part of the Glaciecola nitratireducens FR1064 genome and encodes:
- a CDS encoding AtpZ/AtpI family protein; translation: MTEEKQQEPKNTPRTMTTEVGVKAARKLHARRQPEQKVWLGLGMMGLIGWSVAVPTLLGAGLGIYIDTYHPSERSWTLALLVAGLAMGCFNAWHWVSKEERAIHAPENEVSNSNATSSDKSTTEQTSAEEHEQDSVNKEASQEKKTTKK
- a CDS encoding GH36-type glycosyl hydrolase domain-containing protein: MNVKTSLNKIFRRFTQLRWKPKSPLPVQQTPMRAELLNTEQMKKHAIALAKRHEIDRFNTRDQLLSRLDSNEQVLIDTNHLLANAIKSKQTIAPSGEWLLDNFYLIEEQIRTARLHLPKGYSKELPRLAKGNSSGLPRVYDIALNVISHGDGRVDAEIFAHFVEAYQTVTPLKLGELWAIPIMLRLALIENLRRASVRITTSRQYVNLAQQWAHKMLEMAENDPQNLILVIADMARSKPLLSSAFVAELTRKLQGHGSALALPLTWIEQKLAESSLTIEQMIQIETQQQAADQVSVSNTIGSLRWLTAMDWRDFVEANSRVEQILRQDQSGHYSAMDFATRDSYRQVVDRLAKRCSYSEIEIAKKALALTQEDTSEVKGAKEPTGHVGYYLVDRGITQLESEIKVKKSIRTRIRFFVRGMPLILYLGSIAGLTGLSSIALFALAGQIDITDWRFLLLGFVSLLSASQLASALVNWLATILVEPKRMPRMDYSKGLPPAMQTLVVIPSMLSSAQGIESLLEILEVRFLGNRDQHLHFALLTDFHDAPEKTQASDQALLQQARAGIEQLNAKYPVSTPSLPDQAERFFLLHRPRTWNKQEKSWMGCERKRGKLGDLNALLRGKHRERFSLIVGNISALTQVKYVITLDTDTLLPRDCAHQLVGAMAHPLNQPRFDSQKQCVIGGYGILQPRMAASISGKNPSRYSQLCGEEPGIDPYTRSISDVYQDLFGEGSYIGKGIYDLDAFESSLNNRLPENQILSHDLLEGCYTRSGLLSDVHMYEEYPSRYDVDMCRRERWIRGDWQIAHWLLPWVPDATGNSIHNPLSPLSRWKIFDNLRRSIEPLAIMLTLLMGWWLVPNATTWTFAVLAIFFLPPVFTALIAAYRKPNEMRISHHLHSVLRDFVHQLAQAGFRIACLPHEAVFNVSAILRSIWRMLFTRRRLLEWQLSEEQPKQGSNELLRSFRTMWAAPTIAIFSAFIIISVYTQKTDSGFVWSTDSISNLVALFPILLLWFFSPAVAWWLSLPQFRLETTLEPEQTAFLHNIARKTWAFFDHFSSIDDNWLIPDNFQEQPGPVTAHRTSPTNIGLSLLASVSAYDFGFIPAGVLLQRCTDCFTTLDKLDRHKGHFYNWYDTQSLEVLPPRYISSVDSGNLAGHLLTLRLALLELPDQSIFHPRVYSGISTTLDIVENSYSDEQQHFKSASNSNEDFNFPSDAILAMRKLLNSIRPQKAFSIQQVVLHLITLSDAAETIKTSLQSGLHNVTLSQSKRWAEDLHQQCLSALQELRLLTPWLSLQHAPRNLASFAKPFMQESKICTMRQLSEACSKYILTIDLQLALEITEQDRQWLKALREHVTVGLEVAKQRITTSEQLAERASKFADMEFAFLYDDTRNLLAIGYNVDDQRRDTSYYDLLASEVRLGSFVAIAQGQLPQESWFALSRLQTSAGGEPVLVSWSGSMFEYLMPMLVMPTYPGTLLEQTCRAAVARQIAYGKMRAVPWGVSESGYNTVDASLNYQYSAFGVPGLGLKRGLSEDLVVAPYSSVLALMVAPEAACENLQKLAANGMLGQYGFYEAIDYTKARLLHDQTSAIIPSFMAHHQGMSLLALSYHLLKRPMQRRFESDPMFKSALLLLQERIPKTSIFQPHIEQHAESGVLFEHPEVSVNTPITAQTSAPEVQLLSNGNYHVMLTNTGSGYSRWHDLAVTRWREDATCENWGTFIYVRNTSSNHFWSATYQPTLKPAQSYDALFSGGRAEFRRCDHDIETYSEIVVSPEDDIELRRIRICNHTNTHCELDLTTYAEVVMALPSSDNTHPSFSNLFVQTEIIANGQAILCSRRARAADEETPWMFHLLVPHGNGDGVSIGKVSSTTDRLEFIGRGRSLVSPQALLASGDLSGSDGSVLDPIVSIRCPLSLDSGLTATLDLVTGMANSREECLALIGKYQDRHLTDRVLDLAWTHSSVALHQINVNESDVLLYRRLAGSIIYPNISLRADAAILAQNRRGQSGLWAHSISGDLPIVLLKISSSQHIELVRQLIQCHSYWRLRGLVVDLVIWNEEQMGYRQLLQDHIMGLITSGTEAKYINRRGGIFVRSGEQISSEDRILLQAVARAVIIDTQGTLADQINRRVLTEKRVASLKPSNTFRLKKPEPQRAPEQNLQLNNGLGGFSSDGREYVITTSATNKTPLPWVNVLANSQFGTVVAESGQAYTWSENAHEYRLTPWSEDSVGASGGEAFYLRDEDSGYFWSPTPMPCTGTTPYVTRHGFGYSIFEHTEDGIESELCVFVDLNEAVKFSVLKIRNHSGSKRRLTATGYVEWVLDEQRAKSAMHVVTEIDAQSGALFARNAYNSEFGDRVAFFDVDNMSRSLSGDRSEFIGRNGTLQRPDAMTRERLPGRLGAALDPCGAIQVPFELANGEEKRIIFRLGAGKNLHKARSLALKLRETGSARRALENVHHFWQKTLNTVQVTTPDPAINIMTNGWLVYQTLACRFWARSGFYQSGGAFGFRDQLQDAMALLHTQPKLLREHLLTSASRQYLEGDVQHWWHPPVGRGVRTRCSDDYLWLPLATCRYVIGTGDIEVLDELAPFIAGRELNDDEESYYDLPTTTHEKSTLYQHCVLSILHGLRFGEKGLPLMGSGDWNDGMSTVGIEGKGESVWLGFFLYKILQEFADVADLYKDDAFSEHCRNEADKLQKNLAKHGWDGAWYRRAWFDDGTPLGSSISPECTIDSIAQSWSVLSGAGDKERTIQAMNSLDEHLVRRDEKIIQLLEPPFDKSEMNPGYIKGYVPGVRENGGQYTHAAIWATMAFAQMGDSKRAWELMNIINPLNHGLSAEQVATYKAEPYVVAADVYAVEPHIGRGGWTWYTGSAGWMYRLIVESLLGITLEGERLKIVPCIPKAWTTYSVDYTFGSTQYHIIIKQNQSDKKPAEITMTLDGHTITPPYVPLMDDQVDHEVMLTLRQEQNR
- a CDS encoding F0F1 ATP synthase subunit A yields the protein MDLSPDMIVYWQFGFLKLNATIVFTWGLMLLLTISSLLITRKLSKELARSRWQNFLEIIVTGIEQQIKDVGLHEANKYLGFLGTLFLFLVAASVCTIIPGYEPPTASLSTTMALALTVFIAVPIFGIAERGLGKYLNSYMQPTVLMLPFNVISELSRTLALAVRLFGNMMSGAMIIGILLTITPFIFPIVMTALGLLTGMVQAYIFSILAAVYIAAATRSRLAEELKT
- a CDS encoding ATP synthase subunit I, which translates into the protein MSELYQTITALLVIWCIGVGLGVFFFGGLWWTVRKGLFSAHPALWMLSSLLLRMGLTVGGFYLVLSSDLVGAAWQRLLLCLLGFLTARLLITQGTRSIEAKSSVSSKGVQDGS
- the atpD gene encoding F0F1 ATP synthase subunit beta gives rise to the protein MSSQNMTLTTVKASDSQLNNGVVVAIRGSVVDVRFETQLPTIHSMLTMGNGQKIVIEVLEQRDSKHVRGIALTSTQGLSRGTTVQFSCQPLLAPVGRGILSRMFDVFGNTIDREGELTNVKWRSVYGLPPTLAQRSTNSEIFETGIKIIDVLVPLERGGKAGLFGGAGVGKTVLLTEMIHNMIGKHKGVSIFCGIGERCREGEELYREMKEADVLPNMVMLFGQMNEPPGSRFRIGQVALTMAEYFRDDEQRDVLLLIDNIFRFIQAGSEVSGLMGQMPSRLGYQPTMGTELAGLEERIANTDKAAITSIQAVYVPADDFTDPAAVHTFSHLSASIVLSRKRASEGLFPAIDPLQSNSKMATPSVVGERHYELAQKVRKTLAQYAELKDIIAMLGLEQLSVEDRAVVGRARRLERFFTQPFYTTERFTGKEGKLVSLADALDGCERILNDEFKDYSESSLYMIGTIAEAKKKVEASSNKASADA
- a CDS encoding F0F1 ATP synthase subunit C, whose translation is MDSMTMIAVASIVISGITICFGSLGPALGEGRAVATALSALAQQPDASATITRTLFVGLAMIESTAIYCFVVSMILIFANPFWNHAIAQSAGN
- a CDS encoding F0F1 ATP synthase subunit epsilon encodes the protein MPEVYMHLKLLLPHHILLDRQDVTHIEVETYEGAYGFLPHRLDCVAPLPPGILAFTTEKKDEVFVALDEGVLVKTGADVLVSVRNAMMDADLEKLRDVVEKEFLAMDEQALQVRRVMAKLESSFLHRFAKINKP
- a CDS encoding H+-transporting two-sector ATPase subunit B/B'; the protein is MLIDWFTVAAQAINFFLLVWLLKRYLYKPILHAIDAREQRIKAQLADGAAQQEKAESEREKFHSKNEKFEQERAKLMHKAIAEADNEHQRLVEKARQDAQAERLKYEQNLALDAHKLKHTLSSKAAQEVLAITRKTLKDLASANLEEQVVAVFIKTLNELTAPVKAGITQALKATSGTEPALVRSAFDVPQKLRIKIQEAIKTMFHADMDLQFETKQDLICGIELIASGQKLAWSIDDYLLTLEKNIDTLLEADKQSPRESDEARKI
- a CDS encoding universal stress protein: MSNYRKILIAIDFHTEYENVIHRALKIAESKDDLNLLFVTLPSVYVQPYLYGMSTKELSDADNMKKAMKRLQQIAKKFGIPAQNVHVKLGDIAEQIKKFANEEHADLIVIGTHGRSGIKLLLGSTANAVLHGVKQDVLAVRMHDNI